Proteins from one Triticum aestivum cultivar Chinese Spring chromosome 7A, IWGSC CS RefSeq v2.1, whole genome shotgun sequence genomic window:
- the LOC123152196 gene encoding uncharacterized protein: METKNIAALVFLIAALLCHLRTGYAQRSSGKSDITIAVRKTGKVVGRQPEYEATIGTSCSCPMKDVRVWCGGLEDSAVPLDGGKVEVDEGVCVLKQPVVRGSPLVLRYSSVVPVNFRVFNAAPYC; encoded by the exons ATGGAAACCAAGAATATTGCAGCTCTCGTCTTCCTCATCGCTGCCCTTCTTTGCCACCTGCGCACAG GTTACGCCCAGCGATCCAGCGGAAAGTCGGACATCACGATCGCGGTGCGCAAGACGGGGAAGGTGGTGGGCAGGCAGCCGGAGTACGAGGCGACGATCGGGACGTCGTGCTCGTGCCCGATGAAGGACGTGCGCGTGTGGTGCGGTGGCCTGGAGGACAGCGCAGTGCCGCTGGACGGCGGCAAGGTGGAGGTGGACGAGGGGGTGTGCGTCCTCAAGCAGCCTGTCGTGAGGGGCTCGCCGCTCGTCTTGAGGTACTCATCGGTGGTGCCGGTGAACTTCAGGGTGTTCAACGCGGCCCCTTACTGCTAA